The Engystomops pustulosus chromosome 1, aEngPut4.maternal, whole genome shotgun sequence genome has a window encoding:
- the LOC140116767 gene encoding olfactory receptor 6N1-like, producing MGAAINTTLVTEFIILGFPSLQKIYPLLFLLFLSIYSFTVAGNLIIFITVLTNYKLQIPMFYFLNHLSAMEIWYTSVIVPKMLSTFVTSSRTIYFRNCMIQLYLFSSLGASECYLLTAMAYDRYLAICNPLHYSSKMTNATSHQLASGAWIGGFVSPILPVALISRLVFCGPNQVNYFYCDAQPLLKLSCSSTQFTETAISMLATGLIFSSFLLTVLSYIFIISTILRIPSAIGRKKAFSTCASHLTVVMIYYGTITAMYMQPMSRFSLDINKVLSLLYTVVTPMLNPIIYSLRNKEMNDSVRKFFKRINNGNDCK from the coding sequence ATGGGAGCAGCAATAAATACAACGCTTGTGACAGAATTCATCATCCTGGGATTCCCTAGCCTCCAGAAGATCTATCCTTTACTTTTCCTGCTTTTTCTTTCTATCTACAGTTTTACAGTTGCAGGCAACCTTATCATTTTCATTACTGTACTAACAAACTACAAACTGCAAATCCCTATGTTTTATTTCCTCAACCACCTCTCTGCTATGGAAATATGGTACACCTCAGTCATTGTACCGAAGATGCTGTCTACCTTTGTAACAAGCAGTAGGACCATATATTTTCGAAACTGCATGATTCAGTTGTATCTTTTCAGCTCCCTTGGAGCTTCGGAGTGTTATCTACTGACTGCAATGGCATATGATCGATATCTGGCTATTTGTAACCCTCTGCATTATTCTTCCAAAATGACCAATGCTACCTCACACCAGTTGGCCTCTGGAGCTTGGATCGGTGGCTTTGTTTCTCCAATCCTCCCTGTTGCATTAATATCAAGACTTGTTTTTTGTGGTCCTAATCAAGTTAATTATTTCTACTGTGATGCTCAACCTCTTCTTAAGCTATCTTGTAGTAGTACCCAGTTTACAGAGACAGCCATCTCAATGTTAGCTACTGGTCTTATATTTAGCTCCTTTCTTCTAACCGTCCTGTCCTACATATTTATCATTTCTACTATTTTACGGATCCCTTCAGCCATTGGAAGAAAAAAAGCCTTTTCCACATGTGCCTCCCACCTTACTGTTGTCATGATCTATTATGGAACAATAACAGCCATGTATATGCAACCCATGTCTAGATTCTCTTTAGATATAAACAAAGTATTATCTTTACTCTATACAGTTGTGACTCCTATGTTGAATCCTATTATCTACAGCTTGAGGAATAAAGAGATGAATGACTCTGTTAGAAAGTTCTTTAAAAGAATTAATAATGGAAATGattgtaaataa